The Thermodesulfobacteriota bacterium genome window below encodes:
- the brxF gene encoding BREX-3 system P-loop-containing protein BrxF → MPMTIPDQIINKVDEVKNLYERLILIVSPSGSGKTSALQEVSSRTGAPIVNVNLELSKCLLDLGQKKRQLKLPTLLDDIIRKREDTLLLLDNIELLFDTNLKLKPLSLLQTVSRNKTLVVSWNGHIANDRLLYAEPGHHEYRECDIKGLQLISPDL, encoded by the coding sequence ATGCCTATGACCATACCCGATCAGATCATTAATAAAGTTGACGAAGTTAAGAACTTATACGAGCGCTTAATACTCATTGTCTCTCCTTCCGGCTCCGGTAAAACATCTGCTCTTCAAGAAGTCTCAAGTCGTACCGGTGCTCCTATTGTTAATGTTAACCTGGAGCTTTCTAAATGCCTTTTAGACCTTGGTCAAAAAAAGCGCCAACTTAAATTACCCACCCTTCTCGATGACATTATCAGGAAAAGAGAAGATACATTACTCTTGCTTGATAATATCGAGTTACTATTTGACACAAATCTTAAATTAAAGCCACTTTCTTTATTGCAGACAGTGTCACGCAATAAGACCTTAGTGGTATCCTGGAATGGCCATATTGCCAATGATCGCCTGCTATATGCGGAACCCGGCCACCATGAATATAGAGAATGTGATATAAAGGGGCTTCAGTTAATCAGCCCGGATCTTTAA